A DNA window from Stenotrophomonas sp. 57 contains the following coding sequences:
- a CDS encoding alpha-amylase family glycosyl hydrolase: MRAALAVAVSLALFAGQAVATPRPDYVGTTEPFASDAVYFVVTDRFVNGDPSNDHRDQGGKHRTFDIPVPCPDKVDGNIGYLGGDFRGVLDNAQYIRNLGFGAVWITPIVDNPDEAFTGSKPISCTSTLTDRGKTGYHGYWGINFYTLDEHLPSKDLDFAGLTKGLHGAGLKVVLDIVGNHGSPAWAMPTRQPQFGQIFDKDGTLIADHQNLPPQKLDPKHNPLHAFYNNIGPVDSKDGSIFDGNLAELSDFNQDNPAVMDYLVGAYLQWTAQGVDALRIDTIGWLPHPWWHEFVSRIRAEHPGMFMFGEAFDYDAARIAEHTWPANANVSVLDFPLRGALEQTFGTAGKGFETLAEPLHLSGGPYANPYELMSFYDNHDMPRLQASDNGFIDAHNWLFTARGIPVVYYGSETGFMRGRAEHAGNRAYFGQQRVHAAPQSPIFAPLQRIAKLREATPALQRGLQVNERLQGDEAVFLRVLQHGDVAQTALVLLNKGDAARTFEVERYLQAGTWRDALGGGELKVKRTLKVEVPAHGVKVYVLDAPVQQPALQVELDKAMADQQARDQRLKR; the protein is encoded by the coding sequence ATGCGTGCTGCGTTGGCTGTTGCTGTTTCCCTTGCCCTGTTCGCTGGCCAGGCCGTGGCCACTCCGCGCCCGGACTACGTTGGTACCACCGAGCCGTTCGCCAGCGATGCGGTGTACTTCGTGGTCACAGACCGCTTCGTCAACGGCGATCCCTCCAACGATCACCGCGACCAGGGTGGCAAGCACCGCACCTTCGATATCCCGGTGCCGTGCCCGGACAAGGTGGACGGCAACATCGGCTACCTCGGCGGTGACTTCCGCGGCGTGCTCGACAACGCGCAGTACATCCGCAACCTCGGCTTCGGCGCGGTGTGGATCACGCCGATCGTGGACAATCCGGACGAGGCGTTCACCGGCAGCAAGCCGATCAGCTGCACCAGCACGCTGACCGACCGTGGCAAGACCGGGTACCACGGCTACTGGGGCATCAACTTCTACACACTCGACGAGCACCTGCCGAGCAAGGATCTGGATTTCGCCGGCCTGACCAAGGGCCTGCACGGCGCCGGCCTGAAGGTGGTGCTGGACATCGTTGGCAACCATGGCTCGCCAGCCTGGGCCATGCCGACGCGGCAGCCGCAGTTCGGCCAGATCTTCGACAAGGATGGAACGCTGATTGCCGACCACCAGAACCTGCCGCCGCAGAAGCTGGATCCGAAGCACAACCCGCTGCACGCGTTCTACAACAACATCGGTCCGGTTGACAGCAAGGACGGCTCGATCTTCGACGGCAACCTGGCCGAGCTGTCCGACTTCAACCAGGACAATCCGGCGGTGATGGACTACCTGGTCGGTGCCTATCTGCAATGGACCGCGCAGGGCGTGGACGCGCTGCGCATCGATACCATCGGCTGGCTGCCGCACCCGTGGTGGCATGAATTCGTCAGCCGCATCCGCGCCGAGCACCCGGGCATGTTCATGTTCGGCGAAGCGTTCGACTACGATGCCGCGCGCATCGCCGAGCACACCTGGCCGGCCAATGCGAACGTGAGCGTGCTCGACTTCCCGTTGCGCGGTGCTCTGGAGCAGACCTTCGGCACCGCCGGCAAGGGCTTTGAGACGCTGGCCGAGCCGCTGCACCTGAGCGGTGGCCCGTATGCCAATCCGTACGAGCTGATGAGCTTCTACGACAACCACGACATGCCGCGCCTGCAGGCCAGTGACAACGGCTTCATCGACGCGCACAACTGGCTGTTCACCGCGCGCGGCATCCCGGTGGTCTATTACGGTTCGGAAACCGGCTTCATGCGCGGCCGCGCCGAACATGCCGGCAACCGCGCCTACTTCGGCCAGCAGCGCGTGCACGCTGCACCGCAGAGCCCGATCTTCGCGCCGCTGCAGCGCATCGCCAAGCTGCGTGAGGCGACCCCGGCATTGCAGCGCGGCCTGCAGGTGAACGAGCGGCTGCAGGGCGATGAGGCGGTGTTCCTGCGCGTTCTGCAGCATGGCGATGTGGCTCAGACGGCGCTGGTGCTGCTGAACAAGGGCGATGCGGCGCGCACCTTCGAAGTGGAGCGCTACCTGCAGGCCGGCACGTGGCGTGATGCGCTGGGTGGCGGCGAGCTGAAGGTCAAACGTACGCTGAAGGTGGAGGTGCCGGCGCATGGGGTGAAGGTCTACGTACTGGATGCACCCGTACAGCAGCCGGCCCTGCAGGTCGAGCTGGACAAGGCGATGGCCGACCAGCAGGCGCGCGACCAGCGGTTGAAGCGGTAG
- a CDS encoding M1 family aminopeptidase: protein MILNFFRFELREQLRSPLLWLLAGLFALLAFAAASSDAVQIGGGTGNVHSNAPTVIAQMLGIFTLLGMLVTALFVSNALLRDFELGTAELIFASPVKRRDYLAGRIAAALAAGLLVYVVIAFGLWLAPFMPWVDPERMGPISWQGYAWTFAVIVIPNLLFTTALLSLLAAVTRSILWVYIGLVAYLVLFGASAALLRDIDNTWIAVLSEPLGMRALGRTIRYWSTAERNSGIPALTGYLLANRALWLGVAAVLFAATFALFRTERSGSGRRRWGRKPTLAAADAVIVRPARAAVPRVVPAFTGSTAWHQFLRQVCFDTGGVLRSVPFIVLLVLGLANFLPSALFRQTLYGTSIWPVTSQMIMGLQGAFSWLLIIIVLFFAGELVWKERGARINEVTDAMPVPNWVPLLAKFTALVAVIACFQAAGAFAAMGVQLAKGYTHLEPLLYLRSLALDSVVYVLMGGMALVLQVLTNNKFVGYALLIVVMIGQGVLGMLDYTQNIYNFGSWPIAPYSDMNGYGHFLTGQLAFQGYWALFLLALMCLASAFWVRGVSQGLRQRLALAGRRLRGPTGAFAAVATLAFVGVGGWLYWSTNIRNEFLSPDQQLDLQARYERELSKYRNLPQPRIVAVDNGVDLFPESQSMVIDADWTIRNLHAQPIPELHVSMGDDKQLVAADLGGQTLTFHDKDLGYRIYRLDTPLQPGETRSVHFRVVQKPNGITAGQAPSNLVDNGTFFNSRVLPSFGYNEGAEITDRNERRKRDLGEPRRMPKLEDEASRANTYISNDADWLDFRTTICTAPDQVALAPGYLQHETTVNGRRCFSYAMDRPMLNFYAYLSARWDVRKAKYKDIPIEVYFDPAHGYNVDRMIEAVQKSLAYYEANFTPYQHRQVRIIEFPGYARFAQSFANTIPYSEAIGFIADLRDPDKVDYVFYVTAHEIAHQWWAHQVIGANVQGATVLSESLSQYSALMVMEQEYGRQHMRQFLKRELDGYLSGRGGEAIEEQPLERVENQQYIHYQKGSLVFYRLREEIGEQALNRALKRFLQDKGYQQPPYTTSRELLAYIRAETPADRQQLVTDLFEKISFYDNRVMAASARKRDDGRYDVTLDLHAAKQYADGKGQESDGTMDDWVEIGVFANGPSGKERDQKVLYLQRHHITSAEPKITVTVDEKPDEAGFDPYNKLIDRVSDDNRRKVTM, encoded by the coding sequence ATGATCCTCAACTTCTTCCGCTTCGAGCTGCGCGAGCAGCTGCGCTCTCCACTGCTGTGGCTGCTGGCCGGGCTGTTCGCCCTGCTCGCCTTCGCCGCGGCCTCCAGCGACGCGGTGCAGATCGGTGGCGGCACCGGCAACGTGCACAGCAATGCGCCGACGGTGATCGCGCAGATGCTGGGCATCTTCACCCTGCTCGGCATGCTGGTCACCGCGCTGTTCGTCAGCAATGCACTGCTGCGTGATTTCGAACTGGGCACCGCCGAGCTGATCTTCGCCAGCCCGGTGAAGCGTCGCGATTATCTGGCCGGTCGCATCGCCGCAGCACTGGCGGCCGGGCTGCTGGTCTACGTGGTGATCGCGTTCGGCCTGTGGCTGGCGCCGTTCATGCCCTGGGTCGATCCCGAACGCATGGGCCCGATCAGCTGGCAGGGCTATGCCTGGACCTTTGCGGTCATCGTCATCCCCAACCTGCTGTTCACCACCGCGCTGCTGTCACTGCTGGCCGCGGTGACCCGCTCGATCCTGTGGGTCTACATCGGCCTGGTGGCCTATCTGGTGCTGTTCGGTGCCAGTGCCGCCCTGCTGCGCGACATCGACAACACCTGGATCGCGGTGCTGAGCGAGCCGCTTGGCATGCGCGCACTGGGCCGCACCATCCGCTACTGGTCCACCGCCGAACGCAACAGCGGCATTCCGGCGCTGACCGGCTACCTGCTGGCCAACCGCGCCCTGTGGCTGGGCGTGGCCGCCGTGTTGTTTGCCGCCACCTTCGCGCTGTTCCGCACCGAACGCAGCGGCAGCGGCCGCCGCCGCTGGGGACGCAAGCCGACGCTGGCGGCCGCCGATGCGGTGATCGTTCGTCCTGCCCGCGCAGCCGTGCCGCGCGTGGTACCGGCGTTCACTGGCAGCACCGCATGGCACCAGTTCCTGCGCCAGGTGTGTTTCGACACCGGCGGCGTGCTGCGCAGCGTCCCGTTCATCGTGCTGCTGGTGTTGGGGCTGGCCAACTTCCTGCCCAGCGCCCTGTTCCGGCAGACGCTGTATGGCACCTCGATCTGGCCGGTCACCTCACAGATGATCATGGGCCTGCAGGGCGCCTTCAGCTGGCTGCTGATCATCATCGTGCTGTTCTTCGCCGGCGAGCTGGTCTGGAAAGAACGCGGCGCGCGCATCAACGAAGTGACCGACGCCATGCCGGTGCCGAACTGGGTACCGCTGCTGGCCAAGTTCACCGCGCTGGTGGCGGTGATCGCCTGCTTCCAGGCCGCCGGCGCCTTCGCGGCGATGGGCGTGCAGCTGGCCAAGGGCTACACCCATCTGGAGCCGCTGCTGTACCTGCGCAGCCTGGCGCTGGATTCGGTGGTGTACGTGCTGATGGGCGGCATGGCGCTGGTGCTGCAGGTGCTCACCAACAACAAGTTCGTGGGCTACGCGCTGCTGATCGTGGTGATGATCGGCCAGGGCGTGCTGGGCATGCTCGATTACACGCAGAACATATACAACTTCGGCAGCTGGCCGATCGCTCCCTATTCGGACATGAACGGCTACGGCCACTTCCTCACCGGACAGCTGGCGTTCCAGGGCTATTGGGCGTTGTTCCTGCTGGCATTGATGTGCCTGGCGTCCGCGTTCTGGGTGCGTGGTGTCAGCCAGGGCCTGCGCCAGCGCCTGGCCCTGGCCGGGCGTCGCCTGCGCGGTCCGACCGGTGCCTTCGCCGCAGTGGCCACCCTGGCCTTTGTCGGCGTCGGCGGCTGGCTGTACTGGAGCACCAACATCCGCAACGAGTTCCTTTCCCCGGATCAACAGCTGGACCTGCAGGCCCGCTACGAGCGCGAGCTGTCGAAGTACCGCAACCTGCCGCAGCCGCGCATCGTGGCGGTGGACAACGGCGTGGACCTGTTCCCCGAATCACAGTCGATGGTGATCGACGCGGACTGGACGATCCGCAACCTGCACGCGCAGCCGATCCCGGAACTGCATGTCTCGATGGGTGATGACAAGCAACTGGTGGCGGCCGATCTTGGCGGACAGACGCTGACCTTCCACGACAAGGATCTCGGCTACCGCATCTACCGGCTGGACACGCCGCTGCAACCGGGCGAAACCCGTAGCGTGCATTTCCGGGTGGTGCAGAAGCCCAATGGCATCACCGCCGGCCAGGCGCCGAGCAACCTCGTGGACAACGGCACCTTCTTCAACAGCCGCGTGCTGCCGTCGTTCGGCTACAACGAAGGCGCCGAGATCACCGACCGCAACGAGCGGCGCAAGCGTGATCTCGGCGAGCCGCGGCGCATGCCCAAGCTGGAAGACGAAGCGTCGCGCGCCAACACCTACATTTCCAATGATGCTGACTGGCTCGATTTCCGCACCACCATCTGCACCGCGCCGGACCAGGTCGCGCTGGCCCCGGGCTACCTGCAGCACGAGACCACGGTGAATGGCCGACGCTGCTTCAGCTATGCCATGGACCGGCCGATGCTGAACTTCTACGCCTACCTGTCGGCGCGTTGGGACGTGCGCAAGGCGAAGTACAAGGACATCCCGATCGAGGTCTATTTCGACCCGGCGCACGGCTACAACGTGGACCGGATGATCGAAGCGGTGCAGAAGTCACTGGCGTACTACGAAGCGAACTTCACGCCGTACCAGCACCGCCAGGTGCGCATCATCGAGTTCCCGGGCTATGCCCGCTTCGCGCAGTCGTTCGCCAACACCATCCCGTATTCAGAAGCGATCGGCTTCATCGCCGACCTGCGTGATCCGGACAAGGTGGACTACGTGTTCTACGTGACCGCGCACGAGATCGCGCACCAGTGGTGGGCGCACCAGGTGATCGGCGCCAACGTGCAGGGCGCCACGGTGCTGTCCGAGTCGCTGTCGCAGTACTCGGCGTTGATGGTGATGGAGCAGGAGTACGGCCGCCAGCACATGCGCCAGTTCCTCAAGCGCGAGCTGGACGGCTACCTGTCCGGGCGCGGTGGCGAGGCCATTGAAGAGCAGCCGCTGGAGCGCGTGGAGAACCAGCAGTACATCCACTACCAGAAGGGGTCGCTGGTGTTCTACCGGCTGCGCGAAGAGATCGGCGAGCAGGCGTTGAACCGTGCGTTGAAGCGATTCCTGCAGGACAAGGGCTACCAGCAACCACCCTACACCACTTCGCGCGAACTGCTGGCCTACATCCGCGCCGAGACCCCGGCCGACCGCCAGCAGCTGGTCACCGACCTGTTCGAGAAGATCAGCTTCTACGACAACCGGGTGATGGCCGCCAGCGCCCGCAAGCGCGATGACGGCCGCTACGACGTGACCCTGGACCTGCACGCAGCCAAGCAGTATGCCGACGGCAAGGGCCAGGAAAGCGACGGCACGATGGACGACTGGGTCGAGATCGGCGTGTTCGCCAACGGGCCTTCAGGCAAGGAACGCGACCAGAAGGTGCTGTACCTGCAGCGCCATCACATCACCAGTGCCGAGCCGAAGATCACGGTGACGGTGGACGAGAAGCCGGATGAAGCGGGCTTCGACCCCTACAACAAGCTGATCGACCGGGTAAGCGACGACAACCGGCGCAAGGTGACGATGTGA
- a CDS encoding SseB family protein — MTDLAPQTPIETLLKAAMDGAVPIRAFMEAFVASEVVLLTGSLVTPDGSGFDPLLFDKQGTLHVAVFTHPARVGIYSQQVPHQIHWLMLDVLRRVPGGYGVVINPGTSLGFEISPSGIGEILNDFAQG; from the coding sequence ATGACCGACCTCGCCCCGCAGACCCCGATCGAAACCCTGCTGAAGGCGGCGATGGACGGGGCCGTGCCGATCCGCGCCTTCATGGAAGCCTTCGTCGCCTCCGAGGTGGTGTTGCTGACCGGCAGCCTGGTCACCCCCGACGGCAGCGGTTTCGACCCGCTGCTGTTCGACAAGCAGGGCACCCTGCACGTGGCCGTGTTCACCCACCCTGCGCGCGTGGGCATCTACAGCCAGCAGGTTCCCCATCAGATCCACTGGCTGATGCTGGACGTGCTGCGCCGCGTACCGGGCGGCTACGGCGTGGTGATCAACCCCGGCACGTCGCTGGGCTTCGAGATCTCGCCCAGCGGTATCGGCGAAATCCTGAATGACTTCGCCCAGGGCTGA
- a CDS encoding MFS transporter → MNRPAKPQLSFWQIWNMCFGFLGIQFGFALQNANASRIFETLGADIDAVPGLWIAAPLTGLLVQPVIGYLSDRTWTRWGRRRPFFMIGAVLTTLALLVMPNSPTLWMAAGTLWVLDASINVSMEPFRAFVGDQLAPRQRPTGYAMQSFFIGVGAIVASFLPFILAHFGVANTAAAGEVPDTVRYAFYFGAMVLLAAISWTVFSTREYSPAQLAAFDDAEPPSHHAARAVSGPAPWMQVALWLGLGALLALLIAWRQGDRMLYVLAGLCAGYGLLLALARALPGTHMLAAIVGDLRAMPVTMRRLAWVQFFSWFALFAMWIYTTAAVAGVHFGSADPKTAAYNEGANWVGVLFGAYNGFAALAAVLIPPMVRAIGLRWSHLVNLWLGGAGLVSLMFIRDPHWLLLSMVGVGFAWASILSLPYALLSDSVPASKMGVYMGIFNFFIVIPQLVAASALGFALRAWLGGQPMHVLVLGGCSLFVAGLCVLRVPSRPEVV, encoded by the coding sequence ATGAATCGTCCCGCCAAGCCACAGCTGTCGTTCTGGCAGATCTGGAACATGTGTTTCGGCTTCCTCGGCATCCAGTTCGGTTTCGCGCTGCAGAACGCCAATGCCAGCCGCATTTTCGAGACGCTGGGCGCGGACATTGATGCAGTGCCCGGGCTGTGGATCGCCGCACCGCTCACTGGCCTGCTGGTGCAGCCGGTGATCGGCTACCTGTCCGACCGTACCTGGACGCGCTGGGGCCGCCGCCGTCCGTTCTTCATGATCGGCGCGGTGCTGACCACGCTGGCCCTGCTGGTGATGCCCAACTCGCCGACGCTGTGGATGGCCGCCGGTACGCTGTGGGTGCTGGATGCTTCCATCAACGTGTCAATGGAACCGTTCCGCGCCTTTGTGGGCGACCAGTTGGCACCGCGCCAGCGGCCCACTGGCTATGCCATGCAGAGCTTCTTCATCGGCGTGGGCGCGATCGTCGCCAGCTTCCTGCCGTTCATCCTCGCCCACTTCGGCGTGGCCAATACGGCCGCTGCCGGTGAAGTGCCGGACACCGTGCGCTATGCGTTCTACTTCGGCGCGATGGTGCTGCTGGCGGCGATCAGCTGGACGGTGTTCAGCACGCGGGAGTATTCGCCGGCACAGCTGGCTGCATTCGATGATGCCGAGCCACCCTCGCACCATGCCGCGCGCGCGGTCAGCGGACCGGCACCGTGGATGCAGGTGGCGCTGTGGCTGGGGCTGGGCGCGCTGCTGGCCCTGCTGATCGCCTGGCGCCAGGGTGACAGGATGCTGTATGTGCTGGCGGGGCTGTGCGCAGGCTACGGCCTGCTGCTGGCCCTGGCCCGCGCGCTGCCTGGCACCCATATGCTGGCCGCCATCGTCGGCGACCTGCGGGCGATGCCGGTGACCATGCGCCGGCTGGCCTGGGTGCAGTTCTTCTCGTGGTTCGCGCTGTTCGCCATGTGGATCTACACCACCGCGGCGGTGGCCGGTGTCCACTTCGGTTCGGCCGACCCGAAGACGGCGGCCTACAACGAGGGCGCCAACTGGGTGGGCGTACTGTTCGGCGCCTACAACGGCTTCGCTGCGTTGGCCGCGGTACTGATTCCACCGATGGTGCGTGCCATCGGCCTGCGCTGGAGCCACCTGGTCAACCTGTGGTTGGGTGGCGCCGGTCTGGTCTCGCTGATGTTCATCCGCGATCCGCACTGGCTGCTGCTGTCGATGGTCGGCGTCGGCTTCGCCTGGGCGTCGATCCTCTCACTGCCCTACGCACTGCTGTCCGACAGCGTGCCGGCGTCGAAGATGGGCGTGTACATGGGCATCTTCAATTTCTTCATCGTGATCCCGCAACTGGTCGCCGCCAGCGCGCTCGGCTTTGCGCTGCGGGCGTGGCTGGGCGGCCAGCCGATGCATGTGCTGGTACTGGGCGGCTGCAGCCTGTTCGTCGCCGGCCTGTGCGTGCTGCGGGTTCCGTCCCGTCCGGAGGTGGTGTGA
- a CDS encoding ABC transporter ATP-binding protein codes for MLKIDSLSKTYANGVHALNNVSLDIPRGMFGLLGPNGAGKSSLMRTLSTLQEADSGSAVLTIPGEAPIDVLRDKDAVRRRLGYLPQDFGVYPKVSALDLLEHFAVLKGLTQRAQRREVVDGLLQQVNLWDARKRKLGTFSGGMRQRFGIAQALLGDPRLVIVDEPTAGLDPEERNRFLNLLAAIGENVAVILSTHIVEDVTDLCPTMAIMNKGQVLLTGRPADAIDALQQQVWRKQVDPSELADHEARYVVLSTRLVGGRPVIHVHSANDPGDGFAAVAPDLEDVYFQRLRLQARARVAA; via the coding sequence ATGCTGAAGATCGATTCGCTGTCCAAGACGTACGCCAACGGCGTGCATGCTCTCAACAATGTCAGCCTGGACATCCCGCGCGGCATGTTCGGCCTGCTCGGGCCGAACGGCGCCGGCAAGTCCTCGCTGATGCGCACGCTGTCCACCCTGCAGGAGGCCGACAGCGGCTCGGCCGTGCTCACCATTCCTGGGGAGGCGCCGATCGACGTGCTGCGCGACAAGGACGCGGTGCGCCGCCGTCTGGGCTACCTGCCGCAGGATTTCGGCGTCTACCCCAAGGTCAGCGCGCTGGATCTCCTGGAGCATTTCGCGGTGCTCAAAGGCCTGACCCAACGCGCGCAGCGCCGCGAAGTGGTCGACGGCCTGCTGCAGCAGGTGAACCTGTGGGACGCGCGCAAGCGCAAGCTGGGCACCTTCTCCGGCGGCATGCGCCAGCGCTTCGGCATTGCCCAGGCGCTGCTCGGCGACCCGCGGCTGGTGATCGTCGATGAGCCCACCGCTGGCCTCGATCCTGAGGAACGCAACCGCTTCCTCAACCTGTTGGCGGCGATTGGCGAGAACGTGGCGGTGATCCTGTCCACCCACATCGTCGAGGACGTGACCGACCTCTGCCCGACGATGGCGATCATGAACAAGGGCCAGGTGCTGCTGACCGGGCGCCCGGCCGATGCCATCGACGCGCTGCAGCAGCAGGTCTGGCGCAAGCAGGTCGACCCTTCCGAGCTGGCCGACCATGAGGCGCGCTACGTGGTGCTGTCCACGCGCCTGGTCGGGGGCCGCCCGGTGATCCACGTGCACAGCGCCAACGACCCAGGTGATGGCTTCGCGGCCGTGGCTCCCGATCTCGAGGACGTGTACTTCCAGCGCCTGCGCCTGCAGGCCCGTGCCCGCGTGGCAGCCTGA
- a CDS encoding GNAT family N-acetyltransferase — MEFRVLPADAAERQQLAQWYHAQWGQDAGLTLEQELQRLNPPQDAEGFPHLIAAFEDGQVVGGVQLKRREMQAFPQYGYWLGSVFVADSHRGRGLASGLVEQAAAQAARMGVSDLYLQTEALDGGLYARLGWKSVHEADSNGYRVLVMVREVTA; from the coding sequence ATGGAGTTCAGGGTATTGCCTGCCGACGCAGCGGAACGACAGCAATTGGCGCAGTGGTACCACGCGCAATGGGGCCAGGACGCCGGCCTGACGCTGGAACAGGAACTGCAACGGCTCAACCCGCCGCAGGATGCTGAAGGTTTCCCGCACCTGATCGCCGCTTTCGAAGATGGGCAGGTGGTCGGTGGAGTCCAGCTCAAGCGCCGCGAGATGCAGGCCTTTCCACAGTACGGGTACTGGTTGGGCAGCGTATTCGTGGCCGACAGCCATCGTGGCCGCGGATTGGCCAGTGGTCTGGTCGAACAGGCTGCGGCACAGGCCGCGCGGATGGGCGTTTCCGACCTGTACCTGCAGACCGAGGCCCTGGATGGCGGCCTGTATGCGCGGCTCGGCTGGAAGTCCGTGCACGAAGCCGACAGCAACGGCTACCGCGTGCTGGTGATGGTGCGCGAGGTGACCGCATGA